The Chitinophaga sp. H8 genome contains a region encoding:
- a CDS encoding sugar isomerase domain-containing protein: MLAKQWLSNARNVMTQIEATQMDNIRKAAEVMAASIECGRWVHTFGCGHATIPIEEMYPRIGGFVGFHPMVELPLTFFTRITGEMGVHQFVFLERVEGYGVEIMKGYTFDSRDTMWLFSHSGINNVNIDVAIEARKKGMKVIAFGSAAEAEGKQTRHSSGKNIFELADIVVDTCAPIGDASVAIKDHQDKLGPVSTMAFITCVWMTVITVAEILVEKGVKLHIHPSHNVPGDTTARERLEDALAEYKRRIAGV, from the coding sequence ATGTTAGCAAAACAATGGCTTTCGAATGCAAGAAATGTGATGACACAGATCGAAGCAACGCAGATGGATAATATCAGAAAAGCTGCCGAAGTGATGGCTGCCAGTATTGAATGCGGAAGATGGGTGCATACTTTTGGTTGCGGTCATGCTACTATTCCCATCGAAGAAATGTATCCACGTATTGGTGGTTTCGTAGGTTTCCATCCTATGGTGGAACTGCCCCTTACGTTCTTTACCCGTATTACCGGGGAAATGGGCGTTCATCAGTTCGTTTTCCTGGAAAGGGTAGAAGGATATGGAGTAGAGATCATGAAAGGTTATACTTTCGACTCCCGGGATACGATGTGGCTCTTCTCGCATTCCGGTATCAATAACGTGAATATTGATGTTGCCATCGAAGCCCGGAAGAAAGGCATGAAAGTGATCGCTTTTGGTTCCGCTGCTGAAGCTGAAGGGAAACAAACCCGCCACTCCAGTGGCAAAAATATTTTTGAACTGGCAGATATTGTAGTAGACACCTGTGCACCGATAGGGGATGCCTCTGTGGCTATCAAAGATCATCAGGACAAACTGGGACCGGTATCTACTATGGCCTTCATTACCTGTGTGTGGATGACCGTTATCACAGTGGCGGAAATACTGGTAGAGAAAGGGGTGAAACTGCATATTCATCCATCTCACAATGTGCCAGGGGATACTACAGCGCGGGAACGACTGGAAGATGCCCTGGCCGAATATAAAAGACGGATTGCAGGTGTTTAA
- a CDS encoding MFS transporter, producing MYKKNLVFLAACLGMLLFGISLITLGAVAGFLKQKFQLDGITAGTLFSLLPVGMLTGSLIFGPVSDRYGYKWLLVMACMGMSAGFGGIAYAHSLSWLKLSIFLFGVGSGIVNGTTNAVVADISTRNKGADLSLLGVFFGIGALGMPLILGMLTGHFEAYQVVAGVGVFTALVGIGYIFIVFPGAKLKGQRQTVAWKQLLDGTLILIAFFLFFQSSIEAVINNWSTTYLVERGKMDETAALFALTLHVVGMILMRLLNGSLLSNLSPRISIYTGLLLLMVGVILMQAGHNKPLLLIGLVLSGAGVAAGFPVMLGIIGEQFTTQRGTAFSFVFTFALIGNMLLNYLMGIVVHHYGIGHLTTVSYLVIACMMLISFILFRHNQFTVNK from the coding sequence ATGTATAAAAAAAATCTTGTTTTCCTGGCTGCCTGCCTGGGTATGTTGCTCTTTGGCATAAGCCTGATAACTCTCGGTGCAGTGGCCGGATTCCTTAAACAGAAATTCCAGCTGGATGGGATTACGGCAGGAACGCTTTTTTCCTTGTTGCCGGTTGGCATGCTGACTGGTTCATTGATATTCGGGCCTGTAAGTGACCGGTATGGTTATAAATGGTTATTGGTAATGGCCTGTATGGGAATGTCCGCAGGCTTTGGAGGGATTGCATATGCGCATTCATTATCCTGGCTCAAACTGAGCATATTTCTGTTTGGTGTGGGAAGTGGGATCGTGAACGGTACTACCAATGCAGTAGTAGCTGATATCAGTACCCGTAATAAAGGCGCAGACCTTAGCCTGCTCGGTGTCTTCTTTGGTATTGGTGCGCTGGGAATGCCCCTGATACTGGGTATGCTGACCGGACATTTTGAGGCTTATCAGGTGGTGGCAGGGGTAGGCGTATTCACCGCACTTGTTGGTATAGGCTATATTTTTATCGTTTTTCCTGGTGCTAAACTGAAAGGACAAAGGCAAACTGTTGCCTGGAAACAACTGTTGGATGGTACCCTGATACTGATAGCTTTCTTTTTGTTTTTTCAGAGCAGTATAGAAGCTGTCATCAACAACTGGTCAACTACTTACCTGGTTGAAAGAGGAAAGATGGATGAAACAGCTGCACTCTTTGCACTAACCCTGCACGTGGTGGGTATGATACTCATGCGGTTGCTAAATGGGAGCTTACTAAGCAATTTATCACCCAGGATCAGCATCTACACGGGGCTGTTATTGCTGATGGTAGGGGTAATACTGATGCAGGCAGGGCATAACAAACCATTATTGTTAATCGGGTTGGTACTTTCCGGGGCAGGCGTGGCCGCTGGTTTTCCGGTGATGCTGGGCATTATTGGGGAGCAGTTTACAACGCAGCGAGGTACAGCATTCAGCTTTGTATTCACCTTCGCGCTCATTGGTAATATGCTGCTCAATTACCTGATGGGAATAGTGGTGCATCATTATGGTATCGGTCATCTGACTACGGTATCTTATCTCGTGATTGCCTGTATGATGCTGATTAGTTTTATTTTATTTCGTCACAACCAATTTACTGTCAATAAATAA
- a CDS encoding winged helix-turn-helix domain-containing protein: MKQHILTSSQAKKIILHAAGLAQPGQFGKGMAAVYKLIDHLGFVQIDTNYVVERAHHHAIASRVPDYQPAWIDELLAAGDIFEFFTYGTGYIPMHEFRFSLPVKEGFLSRRKPLTPPETSLMKKVLDRIAREGPLMVKDFDNDRPAASSGWWDWRPAKLALERLFLDGSLMCTRQQNFQKVYDLPINLVPGHVDTTMPDPEEFARHVIRRSLQALGIAYAKDMAWRAHYAKDNLVKTELEKMVAAGEVCLVNIEGMNTAPLYMLPIYKNKKIKLSDHAFILSPFDTLNVFRHRLKDFFNFDYQIECFVPQAKRKYGYFSLPVLVGDTFVARMDAKADRKHRILTVHNLHFEPVQLSQSMIAKIVDAIKTFTAFNQCREVIIKKSNHKQSLKAIRDGLS, encoded by the coding sequence ATGAAGCAACATATCCTTACCAGTTCACAAGCCAAAAAAATAATCCTGCATGCAGCAGGATTGGCGCAGCCCGGGCAATTTGGGAAAGGGATGGCCGCAGTGTACAAACTCATCGACCACCTTGGTTTTGTACAGATCGACACCAACTATGTTGTTGAGCGGGCGCATCACCATGCGATTGCATCCCGTGTACCTGACTATCAACCGGCATGGATTGATGAACTGCTGGCTGCCGGAGACATCTTTGAATTTTTCACTTATGGTACGGGGTATATTCCCATGCACGAATTCCGGTTTTCGTTGCCGGTGAAGGAAGGTTTTTTATCCCGAAGAAAACCCCTCACCCCACCGGAAACCAGTCTGATGAAGAAGGTACTCGATAGAATTGCCCGTGAAGGTCCGCTGATGGTAAAGGATTTTGATAATGACCGCCCTGCGGCAAGCTCCGGCTGGTGGGATTGGCGGCCGGCAAAGCTCGCCCTGGAAAGACTATTCCTGGATGGCAGCCTGATGTGTACCCGTCAGCAAAACTTCCAAAAAGTATATGACCTGCCTATCAACCTGGTGCCTGGCCATGTGGATACTACCATGCCAGACCCGGAAGAATTTGCACGGCATGTAATCCGGCGTTCTTTACAAGCCCTTGGGATTGCCTACGCAAAAGACATGGCCTGGCGGGCACATTATGCAAAGGATAATCTGGTAAAAACGGAGCTGGAAAAGATGGTAGCAGCCGGTGAAGTTTGCCTCGTCAACATAGAAGGCATGAACACCGCTCCTCTGTATATGTTACCGATCTACAAAAACAAAAAAATAAAACTGAGCGACCATGCATTTATTCTTTCTCCATTCGACACATTAAATGTATTCCGGCATCGTTTAAAGGACTTCTTTAATTTCGATTACCAGATAGAATGTTTTGTTCCCCAGGCGAAGCGGAAATACGGGTACTTCTCTTTACCGGTGTTAGTAGGTGACACCTTTGTAGCCAGAATGGATGCAAAAGCTGACAGGAAACATCGCATACTTACGGTTCATAATCTCCATTTTGAACCGGTGCAACTATCTCAATCCATGATTGCTAAAATCGTGGATGCGATAAAAACCTTCACCGCGTTCAATCAGTGCAGGGAAGTTATCATCAAAAAATCGAATCATAAACAGTCGCTGAAAGCTATCCGGGATGGCCTCTCTTAA
- a CDS encoding ROK family protein, giving the protein MSLLGIDLGGTKLATAVFSEEAELLRQECLPLEKRSGAAVGALLTAQVSKLLQEQLQQGDPVSAIGACVPGISNRKDSTVWAPNIPGWENYPLAAEIMAVAPGIPVAIDSDRTCYIMGEAWKGAAQGCTDAIFIGVGTGIGMGIMADSHFLRGSNDAAGAIGWMTMERSWLPKYRQCGHFETLASGDGIAKVARELLSADVSYNGVLRNNAGERLNAAAVFAAYEQEDPLARRIIAECIVWWGMAVANLVSIFNPEKIIMGGGVFGPAIPLIPAIYEEASKWGQPLSMNSVEIVPSQLGAMAGCWGAGWLALQAIKAAND; this is encoded by the coding sequence ATGTCACTATTAGGGATCGATCTTGGTGGTACCAAACTGGCAACGGCGGTTTTTTCAGAAGAGGCAGAACTGTTGAGACAGGAATGTCTTCCCCTGGAAAAGCGTAGCGGTGCTGCTGTAGGCGCCCTGCTTACAGCGCAGGTGTCAAAACTATTGCAGGAACAATTGCAGCAAGGAGATCCGGTATCTGCTATCGGAGCATGTGTGCCGGGTATCAGCAACCGGAAAGACAGTACTGTTTGGGCGCCTAATATCCCTGGTTGGGAAAACTACCCGCTGGCTGCTGAAATAATGGCGGTGGCGCCCGGTATTCCGGTGGCTATTGATAGTGACAGAACCTGCTATATCATGGGCGAAGCCTGGAAGGGGGCTGCACAGGGATGTACAGATGCCATCTTTATCGGAGTAGGTACGGGTATTGGCATGGGCATAATGGCCGACAGCCATTTTCTAAGGGGTAGTAATGATGCTGCCGGGGCCATTGGCTGGATGACAATGGAAAGGTCCTGGCTTCCTAAATACCGGCAATGCGGCCATTTCGAAACGCTTGCCTCCGGAGATGGTATTGCCAAAGTAGCCCGTGAATTACTGTCTGCGGATGTTTCCTACAATGGTGTGCTTAGAAACAATGCCGGAGAGCGCCTGAACGCAGCAGCTGTCTTTGCGGCCTATGAACAGGAGGACCCGCTTGCAAGACGGATAATAGCGGAATGTATCGTGTGGTGGGGGATGGCGGTGGCCAATCTTGTGAGCATATTCAATCCCGAAAAGATCATTATGGGGGGTGGGGTATTTGGCCCGGCTATTCCACTGATTCCTGCCATTTATGAGGAAGCCTCCAAATGGGGGCAACCGTTGAGTATGAACAGTGTGGAGATAGTGCCATCACAACTTGGTGCGATGGCAGGATGTTGGGGGGCAGGATGGCTGGCACTACAGGCGATAAAAGCTGCTAACGATTAG
- a CDS encoding RNA polymerase sigma-70 factor, with protein MVLRLHEGDVAAFDQLFIEMYPALCVLSDRIVEDEAAAKDIVSEVFLQLWKTRTFLNEVRSINAYLYVATRNHSLNHLKKLKRNEKKVRQAYDRQLEEKSYEDILQNVFNAEAIRLLHEAILTLPPECTKVVQLNIEGLSTNEIALQLGISPSAVSHQKARAIRLLRGKIAPGMVLISLFLAD; from the coding sequence TTGGTTTTACGATTGCATGAGGGCGATGTAGCGGCATTTGACCAGCTTTTTATAGAAATGTACCCGGCACTTTGTGTGCTGTCTGACAGGATTGTAGAAGATGAGGCTGCCGCAAAGGATATTGTTTCCGAGGTTTTTCTGCAGCTATGGAAAACCAGGACGTTTCTGAATGAAGTAAGGAGCATAAATGCGTATTTGTATGTAGCCACCCGTAATCATTCCTTAAACCACCTGAAAAAGCTAAAGCGGAACGAAAAGAAAGTCCGGCAAGCTTACGACAGGCAGCTGGAAGAAAAATCATATGAGGATATTTTGCAGAATGTTTTTAATGCAGAAGCCATTCGTTTACTGCACGAAGCCATATTAACATTACCCCCCGAATGCACTAAAGTGGTGCAATTAAACATTGAAGGCCTCAGTACCAATGAAATTGCCCTGCAACTTGGAATCTCACCTTCGGCAGTAAGCCACCAAAAAGCCAGAGCCATAAGATTGCTGCGGGGAAAAATTGCTCCCGGTATGGTACTTATCAGCCTGTTCCTGGCGGATTAA
- a CDS encoding FecR domain-containing protein, whose translation MMNENDIPEDELPALLRAARLIAYEKLDQLSEAEKEELQHWLQQKPVHEAWRAWLNEGENLSALNKAYSTFKAAAPKELEAFHQQHLQQPRIAEPARPVRFLRHSWIRYAAAVLLLFAGTWFFWPGKNTELVKQAPKETRQIMPGQHGAVLTLADGSTVLLDSVGNGIIGHQSGADLSVKNGQLEYQAAGKAAAEETFNTLTTPKGRQFKILLPDGTVAWLNAASSIRFPTQFTKDTRRVVISGEVYFEVASLKKAGQVLPFIVNADDKFEVEVLGTYFNVNAYADEPTLNTTLLEGKVALSMNRPDGRQKIILKPGSQASLTMRGDIVSHMAIGAADVGKVMAWKNGVFDFEDARIDEVMRQLKRWYDIEVKYESGVPDIEFVGKMTRDIPLNGLLIALEKSNVHFRLEGRTLIVMP comes from the coding sequence ATGATGAATGAAAACGATATACCAGAGGATGAATTGCCTGCATTGCTAAGGGCGGCAAGGCTGATAGCATATGAAAAGCTGGATCAGTTGTCGGAGGCTGAAAAGGAAGAGTTACAGCATTGGCTGCAACAGAAGCCAGTGCATGAGGCCTGGCGGGCCTGGCTCAACGAAGGTGAGAACCTGTCAGCACTAAATAAAGCATATTCAACTTTTAAAGCGGCTGCACCGAAAGAACTGGAAGCATTCCACCAGCAACATCTACAGCAGCCCCGGATAGCTGAACCTGCCCGGCCTGTCCGATTCCTGCGCCATTCCTGGATACGCTATGCAGCAGCCGTATTATTGCTGTTTGCCGGTACCTGGTTCTTTTGGCCGGGTAAAAATACTGAGCTGGTAAAACAGGCGCCAAAAGAAACCCGGCAGATTATGCCGGGGCAGCATGGCGCGGTGCTTACCCTGGCAGATGGTTCTACAGTTCTGCTCGATTCAGTTGGAAATGGAATCATTGGGCATCAGAGCGGGGCCGACCTGTCGGTGAAGAACGGCCAGCTGGAGTACCAGGCGGCCGGAAAAGCTGCAGCAGAAGAAACGTTTAATACGCTTACCACACCAAAGGGAAGGCAATTCAAAATTTTGTTGCCGGATGGTACGGTAGCCTGGCTCAATGCTGCCAGTTCAATCCGGTTCCCAACACAGTTTACGAAAGATACCCGCCGGGTGGTGATCAGCGGGGAAGTCTATTTTGAAGTGGCTTCCCTGAAAAAAGCAGGGCAAGTACTACCTTTTATTGTGAATGCTGATGACAAGTTTGAAGTGGAGGTGCTGGGCACATATTTTAATGTGAACGCTTATGCGGATGAACCTACTCTGAATACCACACTGCTGGAAGGAAAAGTGGCACTTAGCATGAACCGTCCGGATGGAAGGCAGAAAATAATATTAAAGCCTGGTAGCCAGGCTTCCCTGACCATGCGTGGCGACATAGTATCCCATATGGCCATCGGCGCCGCTGATGTAGGGAAGGTAATGGCCTGGAAAAATGGTGTTTTTGATTTTGAAGATGCAAGAATTGATGAGGTAATGCGCCAGTTGAAAAGGTGGTATGATATCGAGGTTAAGTATGAGTCAGGCGTGCCAGATATTGAATTTGTCGGAAAAATGACGCGGGATATCCCGCTGAACGGGTTATTGATTGCATTAGAAAAGTCAAATGTTCATTTTCGTCTGGAGGGCAGAACACTGATTGTAATGCCATGA
- a CDS encoding glycoside hydrolase family 9 protein, whose amino-acid sequence MKKKYAYILVVFFPFAATIAQDTDSAWIRINQLGYTPGGIKVAVYGSKGTRPVSFFELVDSATGQKVLRKTAGRAMGAYGPFQQTWRLNFSSYTKPGTYYLQAGNTRSPFFRINKDVYDGAADFCLRYMRQQRSGFNPFLNDSCHMYDGFTLYGPMPDSTFVPVTGGWHDASDYLQYATTSANATAHLLMAWRDFPSVFTDSHAANGLSGSNGIADVLDEAKWGLDWLLKMHPRDEWMFNQIADDRDHAGMRIPGLDSMYGRGYERPVYFISGEPQVRGKFMNNTTGTSSTAGKFASAFAIASGIYKGIDKGFSDLLQYKAGTAYKFALRKPGVTQTASVKSPYIYAEDNWVDDMEFAAATLHRNEEALYYARQEPVTPWLGADTAKHYQWYPFINLGHYELGRNLKGTQRDSIIQYYHTGIARVWNKAKTNAFYRGIPFIWCSNNLTTSFAIQCYWYRQFTNDKQFRELEQANFDWLFGCNPWGTSMVYGLPANGDTPVDPHAAFTHIMKAPIDGGLVDGPVYGNIYNNLIGIQLNNPDSYAPFQSQLAVYHDDYGDYSTNEPTMDGTASLIYLLAAYQWSGGK is encoded by the coding sequence ATGAAAAAAAAATATGCTTACATATTAGTTGTCTTCTTTCCATTTGCTGCTACGATTGCCCAGGACACTGATTCTGCCTGGATCCGTATCAATCAGCTCGGTTATACACCCGGTGGGATAAAAGTTGCTGTTTATGGGAGTAAAGGAACGAGGCCGGTCAGCTTTTTCGAATTAGTGGATTCGGCAACGGGTCAAAAAGTGCTGCGTAAAACAGCAGGCAGGGCAATGGGGGCATATGGCCCGTTTCAGCAAACCTGGCGCCTGAACTTTTCTTCCTACACAAAACCAGGTACTTATTATTTGCAGGCTGGGAATACCAGATCCCCCTTTTTCAGAATAAACAAGGATGTATATGATGGTGCAGCAGATTTCTGTTTGCGTTATATGCGTCAGCAACGTTCAGGCTTCAATCCTTTTTTGAACGACAGTTGTCATATGTATGATGGGTTCACTTTATATGGCCCCATGCCGGACAGTACCTTTGTACCTGTTACTGGTGGTTGGCATGATGCCAGTGATTACCTGCAATATGCTACTACCTCTGCCAATGCTACCGCCCATCTGTTGATGGCATGGCGTGACTTTCCTTCCGTATTCACAGACTCACATGCTGCTAATGGTTTGTCAGGTAGTAATGGTATAGCAGATGTATTGGATGAAGCGAAATGGGGACTTGATTGGTTACTGAAAATGCACCCCAGGGATGAATGGATGTTTAATCAGATTGCAGACGACAGAGACCACGCAGGTATGCGGATACCGGGGCTAGATAGCATGTATGGCCGGGGATACGAACGTCCGGTTTATTTCATCAGTGGTGAGCCGCAGGTCAGGGGTAAATTCATGAACAATACCACTGGTACCTCTTCTACAGCCGGAAAATTCGCCAGTGCATTCGCGATCGCTTCCGGTATCTATAAGGGTATCGATAAAGGGTTCAGTGATCTGCTGCAATATAAGGCCGGTACTGCTTACAAATTCGCATTGCGGAAACCAGGTGTGACACAAACGGCCTCTGTAAAATCTCCTTACATCTATGCGGAAGATAATTGGGTAGATGATATGGAGTTCGCAGCCGCTACTTTACATCGTAATGAGGAGGCCTTGTATTATGCCAGGCAGGAACCGGTTACCCCCTGGCTAGGTGCCGATACCGCCAAACATTACCAGTGGTATCCTTTTATCAATCTGGGGCACTACGAACTGGGCAGGAACCTGAAAGGGACGCAGCGTGATTCCATCATTCAGTACTATCATACAGGTATCGCCCGTGTTTGGAACAAAGCTAAGACGAATGCATTTTATCGCGGTATTCCTTTCATCTGGTGCAGCAATAATCTTACTACCTCCTTTGCGATCCAGTGTTACTGGTACCGGCAGTTTACTAACGATAAGCAATTTCGTGAACTGGAGCAGGCTAATTTCGACTGGCTTTTCGGATGTAATCCCTGGGGCACCTCCATGGTGTACGGGCTTCCGGCTAATGGTGATACGCCTGTGGATCCACATGCGGCTTTTACGCATATCATGAAAGCTCCTATTGATGGAGGGCTTGTGGATGGGCCAGTGTATGGTAACATATACAATAATCTGATTGGCATCCAATTGAATAACCCTGACTCATATGCACCTTTTCAAAGTCAGCTGGCTGTTTATCATGATGACTATGGAGACTATTCCACCAACGAACCCACGATGGATGGAACAGCTTCGCTTATCTACTTACTGGCTGCCTATCAATGGAGTGGAGGAAAATAA